Part of the Arvicanthis niloticus isolate mArvNil1 chromosome 2, mArvNil1.pat.X, whole genome shotgun sequence genome, GGAGGAAAGATAATTCTTCTAGGACTGAGTGCCTGTCTTTAACCTAGAGCTAAGGCAACGGTAAGTAATGAGGACCAGAGGACCAGAAGCTAGGAAGACAGCAAGTGCTCCCTCTAGCCCAGGAGCTGTATCATCCCAGGATGCAGGATTCAGGAACAGTCAGGGGTAAGGTCTGCAATACTGAAAAAGCTACCAAGTTCTGTGGAGTTCCAGGGCACAGGACTCAACCCCAGGGGAGTACCgaacagggtgtgtgtgtttacccACCTGCctgttcctctttccttccttcccaaagTATGGGCCGATTGTATTGCAAATGGAGGCcttgagatagaaaaaaaaaaaaaaaaaaaaaaaaaaaaaaaaaagctaaacaagcaaacaaaacaaatccaactTCCAGGAAGACCTGGCTTTTAAAAGGTTCCGATCTCATGTTGGGGTACAGTTCCTCATAGAACTGGACACAAGGTGGGCCTCTGCTGGTGATGTGGCTCCCAAGGAGATGTCTGTGCCAGCAGGCTGCTCTCAATGGAAAATGCTAGAGGTTGCTACTGTCTCTGGAGAGAGAAAGGTACCAAATCCCTGGCCATGGCACAAGACGCCTGGAACCGCTGCCAGAACAGAATGGGACTCTAGGGGACAGAAAGTGCAATGAGAGGCTGAGGGCTGATGGTGATGGGGACGGTGCAGATGAGCTGAGCCCCGTCTTCTCTAGCCAATCAAAAGCAGCTCCTTGTGAGGTCCTACCTCCCCTTATGCACCTTCTTCTCTTGCCAGGTGATTTCCATTTCTATCTGGTTCTCGTCTGGGGGGGCCCTGGCAGGGCAGCCCCCCCACACTTTTACCGTCCTGAAACACGGCTCTAGCCAATCTGCTCCGCTGCTTTACCTGCGACCGTCTCTGTGGGGGCTGCACCGCACCAGCCCCTCCAGCCCGCCAGGGCATCGTCCTCCAACCCGTCATGCCAAGCTGTGACCCTGGCCCGGCCCCTGCATGTCTACCCACCAAGACTTTCCGCAGCTACCTGCCCCGCTGCCACCGCACATACAGTTGCGTCCACTGTCGAGCACACTTGGCCAAACACGATGAGCTTATTTCCAAGGTAACGCTGAAGTGAGGGCCTGCCACTCCCCGAGGCGTTTACTCCAGGCTTGCCAAGAGAGGGGGCAGTGAGAGCACCTGAGGTCTCCAGACACTCCAACTGGGGTTTAGGCAGTGGGGCTAAGGGACACCCGGTAGTCATTGTTTGTCCTGTTTCCACAGTCCTTCCAAGGAAGCCATGGCCGGGCCTACCTGTTTAACTCCGTGTGAGTCcacttctttctttgtgtgtgtgtgtacttgtgtttcAACAGCTTTCCTCTTTGCAAAATGGACCTGGTACTCCTGGTCCTACTATCCCCTCCATAAAGGGGTTAGGAAACACAGTTTAGTTTTGTGGAgtgaaggaaggcccaagcactAATTCTAATGGGGTGGACCGCTGAAGGCAGGTTCCCCAGGTAGAAATCCTTTTGGGTTGGTTGGGGGCTGGACTGACAGAACAACCCTACTGTGTGCTGGGTCcttgtttcctgagacagggtcaaCGTGGGTTGTGGGCCAGCTGAACAGCGCCTCCTGCTCACAGGACTCCACTCTGTAGCTGACATCTTCTGTGAAAGCTGCAAGACCACACTGGGCTGGAAATATGTAAGTATTTGAAGACTCCTAGACAGTCCCTGAGGCCCTCCAAACCCAGTGTCCACACACCAGGCCTTCACTTAGTCCACAGAGGGAGCTTGGAATTGGGTTGGCCTAGGTGGTGGTAGAGGGGAGACACCTTCCCATGGTCATTACTTtactccccccccctcccccaacctccagGAACAAGCTTTTGAGACCAGCCAGAAATACAAAGAAGGGAAGTACATCATTGAGATGTCACACATGGTGAAAGACAACGGCTGGGACTGAGGGGCTCAGCACTCTGGGACCCTCCTCCGCATGCCCCACCCTCCTCACACCAGTCCCCTGCCCCTGCTCAGCAGTCCGAACCAGCATGAGTACTGCCCACCCCTGGGGAAACCTGGTTCCAAGTGAccatctcctcccttcccccgTCACAGCAGTACCAGGTTCTTTGGAACAGGAGCCTGGGATACCCCAGGGGTGGTTAAGGCTCAGTAGTGGGTCGCAGTCAGGGAAATACAAAACAGGGGAAGGAGATAACTGTGGCACTGGAAGCCAAGTGATGGCAGGGCATGAACTCAGGCAGACAGGACTGTGAATTACCAAATGTtgaccagcttttttttttttttttttttgaatgaacaGGACAAACATTGGTGGTGGGGCTAGACCACAGAAGAGCAAAGATGGAGTGAAAAGTCTGGTCTCAGATTATCAGGGGCCCAGAGTCTGAGGGTAGTTTATCCACCCCCattcttggttaaaaaaaaaaaaaaaaaaaaaaaaaaaaaaaaggaccaggaTGGAACCAATAGAAGGGAAAACACAAACCCTAGACCCTGGGGATCAACTACAGGGGTTCCCATTTCACTCCACGTTTACCTTGGCACTAAAGAGGCACTTTCAAGTATCTAATCTTTGCCACTGGGTGGGGTGGGAAAAGCTGCTTCAAgaacagcccccacccccagctggcTGTTGCCAGAGAGCAGTCTTTGCGGGCATTCCCCAAGGCTCAGCCACTGCTCCCTGGGACCCAGTCCTCTGGAGGAGGCAGATCATCAGCGCTGAGGGACCAGTCTTTCCTGTGACTGCCACCAGCGAACGAAACTTTTGTATGATAAAGTGTTTGggtctatttttaataaaaaggggAAAAGCAACTGTGAGGTGGCTGTCCTGGCTTTCCTTCCTTAGGTATGGATCTTATACTGTCCCCTGTATGCACACCAGCAAGGGCCACCCCCTTTTAAGCCAGTAGGAAGCAGCAGTTGCTTTGTCTGTGGCAAGATCCTCCACCTGTTTCACAAGCAGTAAGCATCAGGTGAACCAAGAGGCATGGGTTTTGACGAGCTCGTCCAAAGGGAAGGTCTAATGTTTCCAGTCCCTTGGAGCTCTCCCCAGTGAGACTACTTTTACCCGGATTCAGGACGAGCAGCTAATGTAAACTTATTCCACAGTTTAGCGTTTTCTTGTGTATCCatgatttttttggggggagaggtGGTCCTAAAATGTCTTAATTTATGGATACCCTGAGTCTAAATGGAATCTATGGGCCGAGATGCTACTGGCAGTTGATCTAAAGTGGGACAAAGTTCAAAAGTATAGCATCAACACAAAAGTGCGATGTAAGGAACATGGCTGGGGTGCACTGATGTGAAATGTGATGAGAGGCCCAGCTCCTATAAAGACTAtatttatggtaaaaaaaaatcatctgttaTAAGTTACATTCTTACTTCTAGATCAACTCATGGGCATTGCAAATATTTATAGGTACGGATTATTTGCCAGGTGTTGTTCTGAAACTCCAGGGATGCATGGTAAGCCAGCCAGCCACGGCCAGACTTTTTGGAACTCTGAATGAATCTAGTGGCCGGAAAGCTAACTAATCCCAACAGAAGATAATAAGGACTCTAGTAGAGACTAGCTTCCTGGATTTGAGGAGTCAGGGACTGCTTCACAGAAGAGAGACCATGTTGGAAAAATGGGCTGGAAAAGGGCAACTTGAGGGAGAGAAGTTCAGAAGGAACTGTGTGACGTGGCACAAGCTGGGCTAATTCGAGGAAATTGGGTTTTTCTGAGGCTGGAATAGAAGTGCAAGAGGATGAGACATGAGAAATTAAAatgggagaaacagaaagagctgtAAACCTTAAGAGGATTGTGACTTCCTCACAAGGACACCGGGAAAGCATGGACAAAGTACTGTTCTTCTGAAACagtcttatgtagcctaggctggccttctAACTTGCTGTAAGCCTTAAACTTTCTAAACCTCCTATCTCCACTTTCcaattgctgagattacaggcatgctgtACCATATTTGGCCAGTGGATTCCTTGTGTTAGGGATCAATTTCAATACTTTCTGCATGCTATGCAAGCACTCTTATCAACTGACCCCCATCCTAACCCCAAAACTTAAGAAAAGTAGAATGACATTGTTAGACGGCTGTTTTGTGCCAGACATGAAGCCTTGTGGGGAGGGGGTTTGCCATAGTCTCGCTAGATTGATTGCTCTGGCTTGCCTGAAACTTCCTTTATAGATAGATCATGCTAATCTTGAACTGTTTTACCTCCTTcctgagtaccaggattaaaggtgtacaccactatgCCCAGGGAGGTTCAGATGAACTTTATTAGATTGAAGTAATAGACTTAGAGCTATCTGTAGTATCTCAAATGCTGTTAACATCAGAATGGAGAGACTGTAGACAGGACAGAGAACCAGCCGACACAGAAGAGCCAACAATCCAGAAGCCTGAGTTCTGGGGCCAAAGGAGTGTCTGACCCACTGTATTGATACCAGTTATCTTCTTTCCTTAAATTCTAGTAGGTACCCAATTGCATCTTTTGGCTCCACTTCCTGCATCAGAGCAAGCTTAAAAATCTGCTCAAGAGCCCTGTGAAAGACAGAAAAGTCAATGGCATGGTTTTGGAACATGAGAATACTCTGGAAACCGCTTAGAAGATTAATCATTTAAGGTCATAACTAGGAGTGCTCAAATCTTGGGTCAACAGGCAGGTCTGCCTTCAAGAACCATCACGATCAAGTGAGTGGTCAGGAGAGGGTCATGCTGAAAATTCAAACTGTGAGTAAAGAGACCTCCTTCCTACATGGAAGATGCAAGGAAAAGCAACAGAGCCCAGGAGGGATACTGTCCTTTGCCTAGGCATTTGTCCTTTCTTGTTAgcccttttcctttcctgtggACCTCCTTATTCCCAGAGGTCTTTTGTGGGCCTCACAAAATTTCTCCCATACCACAAACTGTTCACCCCAAGATTCATCTGAAAACCCAGACCTTCATTTAAGAGCCTGCCCCTTGGGGGTTTTATTCTTAAAAGCTGAAGACTTCAGATGATATCCTCACATAACCAGCAGGTGGCATCAAAGCCATTCACCCCCTCAGTTCAAATCTCTCTGGATAAGTCTACAAAAAACATGGGTGCCTTCCTGTTGGGGCTTAGGACAGAGCTGTTAACTTATGAGCTCTACTGCCTTAGTTAGACAAATAGCTTGCTCACCTAATGGATGGCTCCACATATGCAAATTCCCAGCAGGGTAGCAGACTGATGCTCAGATGGGAGAAAACACAGTGATGCTGAGGAGGCTGCAGGCCAACGGGTCGTACTACAAGGCCGATGCCCTTTTAACATTGCACTGCTCGGTACACGTTAGACAGTAGCACAATGTGAAAAGAGCTCCGGCCAGCAGCAAAGGCATGCCGGCCCGCCTCCTCACCCTGTCTCCCAGTCCCTTCCTCTCGTCCTTATGTCCATCCCAGCAAAGATGCCTTTTAACTTGAGGGGTGGCGGTGCAGAGCCAAGTGAGACAGCCTGTGGGATTCCTAGCATTTAACACTTCTCAAAGGAAATAgctgttcaaaaagaaaaaaaagaaaaaagaaaaaaaagaaaaaagaaaaaaaaagaaagaaagaaagtccagGTGATAGGTGAGGTTGCATCCTTCCTGCAACCTTTTACTCATCTCTGGCCTAAAGCTGACCTCTTAATTTTTGATAAAAGAAACCTTGGAGGTCCCAAGGTGATGATCTCAGGTGACCCTCCAGGACCAGAGTAATGGAAGGTACTTAGGCAGGAGACTAGAGGTACTTCAGGTGCTTAGGCAGGGGAAAGACGCTCCCGGATCTGGAGGTGCAAGCAACTGAGACCTGCTGTTTCCTTTCTGATGTCTTCGAAGTACTCTATGGATATGGTATTAAGTGAAATGGTTAGTGATTTGGCTCTTGAATTAAGTTAAGGATAAGCTCTCATCAAGTCGGATTAGAAGCCACGTTTCCTGTCTACCCATCCTGAGGTTAGTTGTGGAGTCTTCACACTCATTTCCGTGAACCCAGTCCATCACCCTTAATTTCATTAAGGACCATAGAGACTGATGAAATTTCAAAGCCAGGTGCGCTTGGAGCCCAAGCCATGGAGCCTTCTAGAGTCACAAACCAGTTAAACATACGGACCAGAAGCTAATTAGAGACTGCAAGACTCCTCTTTGTGGAGATCCATTAAGACCATGCAGTAGCCTCAGGGAGACCCCCCCCCACCTCATTGCAACAAGCAGGAAAAATGACGGACTGAATTCTATTTGGGAGCTCTTCCTCTGGGCTTCCCCCTCCggcctcctcccaccccctcagGAAGCAGGAGAGTGTCTTTCCCGCCTTCCCAGACAGTTTGTTCTTGTAATCAGCAAACACTGGGCCCTGCCCCACAGTTTGCACAGTTCTAATGGACAGAAACCAAGGCCCAGCTTGGGTCAGTCGCCAGGCCTCTCTGCTCCTGGAGTTGGGCAAGCCAGTGGGAACAGGACCAGACCAACATGGGGCAGAGGGACAAAGACAAGATTACCCAGTAGCCAAAGAAGATTCTTCATCAAGGAGTTCTCAGATCTTTCCTTAGGGAGTGAAGGGATACGCAGCTGGGACACCACCGAGTCTCTTGGAGCTCACGTGCCCAACTCGTTCCTGAGGGGAGACCAGCAATTCAACAGCCAGCaggacccctcccccaccttgggCCTAGGAGCCATCCCCCAGCTCCTTCCAGAAGCGGGTGTAGAAACAGAggaggaaatgggggaggggaggccctggCTCAAGTTCTCTCCACTCCCCCTCCTCATTGGCCACCATCTTCCGGCCCCAGCCCGCCAGAGCAGCAGGAATGGGGCCCAGCCtgtggaaaggagagaaagggcagGTGGGGGGTTAGCTGGAGCAGCAGGGGCAAGGGGCTGGCTCCAACTGTCTCCTCCTGCAATCCCCCCCACCTCCTCTCGCAACCATGGCGACGGGAGGAGGAGAGCAGGAGGGTCCTGAAAGCCCTGTTCTGTGAATGGGATGAGAGGGGCAGCTGGGAAGTGTGGGGTGAGGGGCACTTTCCCTCGACACCCAActgtgccccccacacacacctcgaGGCTGGACCACACGCGCTCTCAGGCACACGCACAAACTCTCGGCCGTACTTGCTGCACAACTCACCCCACAGTCGACACTCACCCCAACTGGAGGGTGGAGACACGGCTCCCCACGTCCTCGCACTCCACTGCTACTAGCTAAAGCCAG contains:
- the Ypel4 gene encoding protein yippee-like 4 isoform X2, translated to MPSCDPGPAPACLPTKTFRSYLPRCHRTYSCVHCRAHLAKHDELISKSFQGSHGRAYLFNSVVNVGCGPAEQRLLLTGLHSVADIFCESCKTTLGWKYDKHWWWG
- the Ypel4 gene encoding protein yippee-like 4 isoform X1, whose amino-acid sequence is MPSCDPGPAPACLPTKTFRSYLPRCHRTYSCVHCRAHLAKHDELISKSFQGSHGRAYLFNSVVNVGCGPAEQRLLLTGLHSVADIFCESCKTTLGWKYEQAFETSQKYKEGKYIIEMSHMVKDNGWD